The genomic segment ATCAACAGTATTTATTGTGACTCTATCACAGACCACTTCTCTGCAAAGCGAGATAGCCAAACTGCGAGCTTCATTAGAACACGGTGAAGCAGAGAAACAGAAATTAGAATATGCCTTATTTGTGTCCAGACAAGAAGTACGTAAGTTAGAAGATCATGGACGACAAAAGGAACAAGATTATTCACAATTAACAGGAACCTTGCAGAGTAAGTTACATATACCAAATCATCTAAACCTGTTTGACACATGTAATTATTTAGTATGTATGTAAGGCATATTTTCTGTTACCTGTCCTTCTGCATGCAGCCATTTGTTTCAGTCCAttggaagtttgaaaaaagGTTGCAATTTCATCTACTATGTTGTATGATTGCCAGGAATAACACCTAGTACCAACTTGTTATCATACTTACACATTTACAAGGATTAGGAGGTCGTGAGCACCCAAAATTCCTTCAGTGCTCACAAGCTCCTGGCAAGAAAACCAATTGCTGACAGCAGTGAACGTAAACAAATGCGGAGGAGGTGGTGGTTAATAAGAAACTAAAAGTGGCCTAATACTCCTTGTATTCACAgactttaagccttctcacaggtccctagtggcatagcattcacagaaaaaAATAATCAGAGTGTATGCTTCGTTATCACAGGTAGGGTATCCCAGTTAACCAAGCAATGTCAGGATTGGAGCCACACATTAGACAGTGTACAAGAGGCCAGAGCTCAGGAACGAGTTGAGAGTCAGCAAATCATTGCTGCTAAGGTAACAACAGATATGATGTCATAGTGTAGATCACATGATCGCACTACAGGAGGGACAATTATCTAATGCACTAGCTCATAGCAGAGGAGTTGAGGCTGAACTGGATCAGTTGAGGTCAACTCTGACTGCTCATACcaggtgtgtgcgtgcgcgtgtgtgtttgtgtgtgtgtgtgtgtgtgtacatgcatctGTTCATTCAGCACATATTAATTGGAGCACCAGCCTGGTAATTGATGTGTGATGCTTCCAGTTGCTGTTGTCTCCTTGAGTgacacattgctccagtctactgTACCCAGCTGTTTGAAGATGTAAACTGGGGAGCAGCTCACCCAACTGTGTTAATGGGTACTTGCTACACTACCAATGTGCTCACATAACGGGTGAAGGTTCAGGGTGGCCACACCTTACCTTCACTGTGGAGTACCGGTGCTCCTATTAACTTCGTAGCATATGAATGGTGCACAGGTGGCCTGGTGTTTCACTGAGTAGACATGAATGACTGCGTATGTGGCAACTGAAGGCTTCCCTATTTTATTTGTGCATGTGCTTGTagcgtgtgtgtgcacgtgcttGTAGCGTGTGcgcgtgcgcgtgtgtgtaaCAGGTAAAGTACAATTGTCCACTCCTTACAGCACCCTggatcacctacaaacaaagTTAACCTCACTAGAAGGTGATGATTTAGTAGTACATGTATGATGGGGTCATTATGTGATATACACCACATACACAGTGGAATGTGAAGAGAAGACTGGAGCAGTGTTACAACAAGGAAGGGAATTACAACAAGCCAACCAACAGGAGAGACAACTAATGCAACAGCTACAGGACAAAATGGAACAGATTAAAACACTTGAGGAAACTCTCCAAGCTGAGAAGGCCGCTCACTTGGACTGCAAGTTCACTGCAGAGATTGCACAGGTACCTGTATTTTGGCCCCTTGTCAGGGCTATAgctatttttgttttgtaacgCAAATTTGATTTTGGGTGGTCCATCTTTACTGTACTTTATGCACTGGTGCTgattagtgttgttccagtatcagctagttattacagttctagttccagttctggaaccataacctttagaattacagttctaattccagttctggaaccgtaacctttagaattacagttctagttccaatTCAGGAACCATGACATTTAGAATCATTCTTCAATCTCTATAACAACACTTATTTTAACTGAAGTACAGCTGTATTAACTACCAAAGCCCGTAATGAATTATGCGCATAGACACTCATTAATAAGTTATATGCTAGTTGATCTTGCTAGATTTAATCgtttcatgtatgtatataattattagacAAACAACTACATAACACCGCTACTTCAAGTCCTGTGAGGTAACTAATGAATCTGAATAGTGGGATGGTACAAGAACACCTGTATAgctaattatcaaacactgaaccagacgtaacaatgtgactgagccagcattgcatttggcattctctaactaatcagttgtttcaagcagtgttttagcacatgcctacatggttgtaatacatacagcTTTTCATGAAGTTATACACTAGTCTACACTGTGTATTTTTGTCAGCAGAAAAATTCTGGTCTTGTAGAGAGCATAAAATCTAATTGGCAAAAACTGTATATGTGAcgaattccagttccagtattagttccagtacttgatgaAATTCCTTTActgttctagttctagttccagttttgaggaaagcaaaattatagttctagttccagttccagtcttaATGAAAGAAAAATATTGCAGTTCTAGTTGCAGTTctggaactggaataaaaagtgctggaactgtaattgttttagttccagtactgagtactggaacaacactagtgcTGATGAGTGGTTAACTTGCTTCACCCCAACTGTCCACCCTTATTTTGAGCATGCTCAATGGTTGTCATGGTGACATGTGTACCACATGTAGTTGCGCCTTAAAGAATTGGAATCCTCAGTTGAAGCCGAGAAGAACTCCAAAGCAGAATTGTGTGCTACTCTTGAACAAGCCAATGAGAACATATCGTTAGTTATACAGCTACTAATTCCCCCACACTAATCATCATCTTGTTTGTAGTAAACTACAACACCAACTTGATGAGGAGAATTGTAAAGTGATAGAACTGAGTGACAAGTTACTAAGGTAACATGTGGTGATCACTACATAGAGTACAGTGGACCTCAAACACTGGGGTAAAAGTTTTGATATATGAAGCCCACTTATTTATATGCAGAGCTCTGATCAATTACTCTGATAGAGTATATATGTACCCTGGCTAGCTGAGGTGTTTGAGCTAGGTTCAGATAACAAAGCATCCACTGTATTATAACACACCCTAAGAGGTTCATAGACCTGTATTATACCCTGGGCACACTTGTAGCTACTTCATTGTTCCTTCTACCTATTCTAGTAAGGAGCTGGAATACACTGAACTACAACAACACATGAAGGAACAGCTGGAAGAGAAAGACTCCAAACTTGCTGACTCCACACAACAAACACGACAACAGATTGATGTGTTACAAGCTAAACTGGATCAGGTGAGCATACTGTGTCACTGATAATGACATCACACTATGTCATATTAGTTGTCACAAAGGGAGACAAGGTTGAGGGGTGAACATGACACACTTGTACAGGGTATGCTAGCTCTGTTGTCTGCTACTGGTGGGAGGGGCACTAGTGGAGGAACCACTCCCACTGTGCTGCTGCAGCAACTGCATGATGTCATGTCAAGTCAAGAAAAACGAGTGCTATTACTAGATCAACAGGTAACCATGGCAATTAGCCACTTGATTGTATCACCAAGGTGATGTGTGACAGTTGAAAGTAGCCAGTGAGAATGCAGAACAGTTATCAGTCGAGTGTAACAAGTACAAAGATGTATTGTCAACTCGATCATCAGCGATTGCTGTGAGTAATactgactgtactattagagtagtttactgTAGGGAGCTCTGTATGCCTACCATTCCACTTGGAATTGTTATAGGGTCAAAAGTTTATGTGCATGTTAATTTTTTGGTAATAAAAGTTTCTACAAGTACATAAGTCTCAGTTGTGCTATTTCAATAATTTGTCCCTTGAACATTTCCAACTATGTAATGCTCTGAGACCATAAACGTTCAACACACCATAGTGATAGCCAGTTGGCTGGCTGATGACTAATAGTGTATCAGAGTTGAGCTACCTGTAGTAGAGCTTATCTGTGATCACTAGCGAATTACATAAAGGACTTCTAAGACATATCCGGTTGTCCATTCCAGCAGTAGTATGGACGCATCACTAGATGTAACCATGTTAAAGGGTGCAGACATGTATATTTTAATTTGCTTATTGCAATGTATTTTGTGAACTGTTAAATGCAGCATGCTGATGTCACATGTTATCACACTGTTAGGATGCTGAAAAGCAGCTGGCTCATCATTCTGATCAGTTGTCACGGTTACAAGAAGAGATGCAGATGCTGAACACATCTCATGACAGGGAATGTCAACACCTACAAGAGCAGGTAACCATGGCAACATGTCATGTAGCATCACTAACATGACACACCCAATATAGCTGGAGGCTACAAAGAATGAATGGAATGCAGAGAATGAAGTGAGCTTACTGCAATGTGGTTGGTTGTATTTTTGGGTGTGCCAGTCTCACTGCAGGTTCCTACACAGCCTTCACACCCAGctgggatcacatgatctcacacAACAAGCTCAACTATTGGGTGTCATTGGTAACACGCCCTCAAGGGACTGGGCACACCTTTCTAGTATAGTTGCCAAGGAAACAGCCACCATTTGTGACAGTTGCAAGAACCTTCATAACAAGGTGATTACTATGGCTTCTGTCAGTCAAGTTGCTATGGTTACATAGGTGACCCACCTGGAGACATCATGTGAGCAGTTGAAAAGTGAACTGGTTGCTGAACAACAGTCACACCAACAAGATGTGGATCAGGTGAGCTcatatgtacacatgtgatgtCACCATCACCATAGTAACAACACACAGCTGGCCACACAACAGGTGCACCAATTAGAACAATGTGACCACTATCAGAAGGAGGTTAAGATGATGAGTGATAATGTTAATGTAAGTTGTGCAAGAACTCTAAAGGGACATTAATTATATCATGTCACCCTTCACTAAGCTCAAGCCCATAAGTATAGGGGTGATGATACATTCAGAAGAATGACCCTCTTGTATAATCCAAAATACACTAGTGTACTACACActtgatactctaatataacattctAATGTTATTTTTATACCATTCAACAAAAAATGTGCTGAAAACTATGTAGTTTTTCCTTGGGGGAGGGGATGCCTCCAGACTCCTCTAGCTTTACATGTAGGATATACTACACAAAAAGCAATCTTTTGTAAAAGATTCTCTCATTAAAAATTCGTTAAAGGACTGTCCCCATACAATTGTTGGTTATACTGTGTAAATTAATTGGTTACTTTATCACCAACAGAGGTTCCAGAAGAGTTGCCACGACTACACCAATCAAATTGATCAGCTGAAAGCAGCCAATCAGATGTTAGCAATGCAGCAAGATCAACACAAGGCTACAATTGACCAACTAAACGTTGAGAGATCATTACTATTACCAGCTGTGGCCATGTTAACTGGAACTGTTTACCCACTGTTGGCACGGCAACAGCAGCTGATAGTACAGAAGGCTGTGTTGTCATGGAGACTGGACCAGTTTGAACGGTTACGCCAGGTTGTAATGGAGTTGGTTGACATGTTACAATCCATTAATGATCCTGTTCCGCCAGTATTGCCTAGCCCATTGTTGAGGTTTAGGAAGGTTGCCATAGTAATACTTGCAGCCAATAGGATGTTGTCATTACGTCGTCATAGTAACTGTTTGTTAACTGGAAAGGCTTCATCATTGCCCATGGTAACAATGCATACTGGTGGACATGGCCACTCCAGAGGATTTGATTGGTTAAAAGGTAACGATATTCTAGATGATGTCACTAGCAGCCTGTCTCACATGATCTCTGGCCGATGGGATTTGAGTATTGTTAAGAATTGTTACTGTCAGTTGCTAGGGCAACTAAGTGAACACTTCACCTCATCTAATATTTCTGTTGACTGCTGGACTCAAATGACAACTTACCCCTTCCAAGTTGCCATTAGCAACCAGTCACTATGGCAACGTCTCACCCATGGATTGGCTGCCATAGCTCACAATAGCCATggaaacaatcctgtagaggTAAGTGTTTTGTGTAAATATTTCACAGAGTGGTGTAACCATGTCAGGTTTAATTTGTACTGATGCTATATGGTAGCCATCAACAGGATTGTCTCACATTACTTACTATTACTGTCTATCATTTACAATGTTATAAGAGTTGGAGCAATCAGTCAGCCCAAATAATCAAAAAAGCCTAACCAGT from the Dysidea avara chromosome 13, odDysAvar1.4, whole genome shotgun sequence genome contains:
- the LOC136242447 gene encoding coiled-coil domain-containing protein 171-like gives rise to the protein MTDETGRGSGDSRRKVLQLEQELVQVLHKHNEETTSLQSEIAKLRASLEHGEAEKQKLEYALFVSRQEVRKLEDHGRQKEQDYSQLTGTLQSRVSQLTKQCQDWSHTLDSVQEARAQERVESQQIIAAKEGQLSNALAHSRGVEAELDQLRSTLTAHTSTLDHLQTKLTSLEVECEEKTGAVLQQGRELQQANQQERQLMQQLQDKMEQIKTLEETLQAEKAAHLDCKFTAEIAQLRLKELESSVEAEKNSKAELCATLEQANENISKLQHQLDEENCKVIELSDKLLSKELEYTELQQHMKEQLEEKDSKLADSTQQTRQQIDVLQAKLDQLSQRETRLRGEHDTLVQGMLALLSATGGRGTSGGTTPTVLLQQLHDVMSSQEKRVLLLDQQLKVASENAEQLSVECNKYKDVLSTRSSAIADAEKQLAHHSDQLSRLQEEMQMLNTSHDRECQHLQEQLEATKNEWNAENESHCRFLHSLHTQLGSHDLTQQAQLLGVIGNTPSRDWAHLSSIVAKETATICDSCKNLHNKVTHLETSCEQLKSELVAEQQSHQQDVDQLATQQVHQLEQCDHYQKEVKMMSDNVNRFQKSCHDYTNQIDQLKAANQMLAMQQDQHKATIDQLNVERSLLLPAVAMLTGTVYPLLARQQQLIVQKAVLSWRLDQFERLRQVVMELVDMLQSINDPVPPVLPSPLLRFRKVAIVILAANRMLSLRRHSNCLLTGKASSLPMVTMHTGGHGHSRGFDWLKGNDILDDVTSSLSHMISGRWDLSIVKNCYCQLLGQLSEHFTSSNISVDCWTQMTTYPFQVAISNQSLWQRLTHGLAAIAHNSHGNNPVELSDQLKSQLLTLTGKLHDGELDRHSLHQQLVDAKLDYQQLSVACNDALSMATTVEKLQQELQQMVPAEQYTNLGNQLQLARQQLAEQQDIIGHHDNHFHQLDQRLAAYVQQVKQKEQELKEASQELIQLKEKQVLQDHQVKELTSQHNSTQQQLSHVQHLLATASREQQSLEQLLTMATAAFKQSQQELSSHTSSLGQQLHPLLAELMTKPSNECSKCQEMVRWFLSAHQSATELIHSLHTQVESYKTHTNALKAELNAACRRQLTSMAASLDYQEDEPSLDNSGNIATQGALLGVSMAKSLHLISEQHE